One region of Nitrospira sp. genomic DNA includes:
- a CDS encoding aldehyde dehydrogenase family protein gives MTTTELLTSLGVLQEQPAGSLPSTAGIGTVATGVLESRNPSNGRVLGRVYGCSDDDYQGLVDGLCERQLSWRQVPAPKRGEVIRLIGQALREHKDALGTLVSLEVGKIKSEGDGEVQEMIDMADFAVGLSRMLYGRTMHSERTRHRMYEQWHPLGVVGVITAFNFPVAVWAWNAFIAAVAGNTVLWKPSPKAPLCALAVQHLCNRVLEEVGYPGVLALLTTDRVELADRMVGDERLPLISFTGSVAVGRHVAEVVGHRLGRSLLELSGNNAVIVDETANLDLATRAIVFGAVGTAGQRCTSTRRLIVHESHYERLVSQLRAAYAQVTIGDPLDPDVMMGPLIDEYAVAKYQAALDAVRTAGGEILCGGQVLRRPGYFVEPTIVRAQNDWDIVQQETFAPILYVMTYRTLDEAIHMQNAVPQGLSSALFTQYLRHSEAFLSAIGSDCGIANINIGTSGAEIGGAFGGEKATGGGREAGSDAWKAYMRRQTTTINWGTELPLAQGVKFGRAEGGDDGASH, from the coding sequence ATGACAACGACTGAACTGTTGACCTCATTGGGCGTATTGCAGGAACAGCCAGCAGGCTCGCTGCCTTCCACGGCCGGCATCGGTACGGTGGCGACTGGAGTCCTGGAGTCACGAAATCCATCGAATGGCAGGGTATTGGGTCGTGTGTACGGTTGTTCCGACGACGACTACCAAGGCCTCGTCGATGGGTTGTGTGAACGACAGCTCTCGTGGCGCCAGGTGCCGGCCCCCAAGCGAGGCGAAGTCATTCGTTTGATCGGGCAGGCGCTGAGGGAGCACAAAGACGCGTTGGGTACCCTGGTGTCGCTGGAAGTGGGCAAGATCAAATCCGAAGGGGACGGCGAAGTGCAGGAGATGATCGACATGGCGGATTTTGCCGTGGGGCTCTCCCGCATGTTGTATGGGCGCACCATGCATTCGGAACGCACTCGGCATCGGATGTATGAGCAATGGCATCCCTTGGGTGTGGTGGGAGTGATCACCGCATTTAATTTCCCGGTTGCGGTTTGGGCCTGGAACGCGTTCATCGCGGCTGTTGCCGGAAACACGGTCTTGTGGAAGCCCTCGCCGAAGGCTCCGCTTTGTGCCCTCGCCGTGCAGCATCTGTGTAATCGAGTGTTGGAGGAGGTCGGGTATCCTGGCGTTCTTGCACTGCTCACGACTGATCGCGTCGAACTCGCCGACCGCATGGTCGGCGACGAACGACTCCCCCTGATCTCCTTTACTGGGTCGGTAGCGGTGGGACGGCATGTAGCGGAGGTGGTCGGACATCGCTTGGGTCGCAGTCTGTTGGAATTGAGCGGAAATAATGCGGTGATTGTGGACGAGACGGCAAATCTGGATTTGGCCACACGCGCGATTGTCTTCGGGGCGGTCGGGACCGCAGGTCAACGCTGCACTAGCACCAGACGGCTGATTGTGCATGAGTCGCACTATGAGAGGCTGGTGTCCCAGCTTCGTGCCGCCTATGCCCAGGTGACGATTGGCGACCCCTTGGATCCGGACGTCATGATGGGGCCACTGATCGATGAGTACGCAGTTGCAAAGTATCAGGCGGCGCTCGACGCGGTGAGAACCGCCGGTGGAGAAATTCTCTGCGGGGGGCAGGTGTTGCGACGCCCAGGATATTTTGTCGAGCCGACGATCGTCCGTGCGCAGAATGATTGGGACATTGTTCAGCAAGAAACATTTGCGCCGATCCTGTACGTCATGACGTATCGTACGTTGGATGAAGCCATCCACATGCAGAATGCGGTTCCGCAGGGATTGTCGTCCGCGTTGTTTACTCAATACCTTCGCCATAGTGAGGCCTTCCTGTCGGCCATCGGCAGCGATTGCGGAATTGCGAATATCAACATCGGCACCTCTGGGGCGGAAATCGGTGGGGCGTTCGGTGGAGAGAAGGCTACCGGGGGAGGGCGTGAAGCTGGATCTGATGCCTGGAAAGCATACATGCGACGGCAAACGACGACTATCAATTGGGGAACGGAGTTGCCGTTGGCGCAGGGTGTGAAATTTGGGCGAGCGGAAGGAGGGGATGATGGGGCAAGCCACTGA
- a CDS encoding VOC family protein, producing MGQATELDTVLARMTADFLAHNSAAELLRQALDDIGVGFVPVMDHVTIRTGDIDRRAEEFIGLGYEYDETIRYEDWYAKVYRKAGYPALFVDQAYPDDRGNTSIIPRWVEKFGDRVLHHVAVRVEDIEQAILKLKARGIVFAGEIVGARGGPLRQIFTAPEMVDGQPFSVLELAERHQGYQGFLPPQADSLMRSTVR from the coding sequence ATGGGGCAAGCCACTGAACTCGATACCGTCCTGGCTCGAATGACCGCTGACTTTCTGGCACACAATAGTGCAGCTGAACTGCTGCGTCAGGCATTGGATGATATCGGGGTGGGATTTGTCCCCGTGATGGATCACGTGACCATCAGAACAGGGGACATCGACCGACGCGCGGAAGAGTTCATTGGGCTGGGGTATGAGTATGATGAAACGATTCGGTATGAGGATTGGTATGCAAAGGTCTACAGGAAGGCTGGGTATCCGGCGTTATTTGTCGATCAGGCCTATCCGGACGACCGTGGTAACACCAGCATCATTCCTCGTTGGGTGGAAAAGTTTGGTGATCGCGTATTGCATCATGTCGCGGTGCGGGTGGAGGATATCGAGCAAGCCATTCTCAAGTTGAAAGCGAGAGGCATTGTCTTTGCTGGGGAGATTGTCGGTGCACGGGGAGGCCCGCTGAGACAGATTTTTACCGCTCCGGAGATGGTCGATGGCCAGCCCTTCTCGGTGCTGGAACTGGCTGAGCGTCATCAGGGCTATCAGGGGTTTCTTCCTCCCCAAGCGGACAGCCTGATGCGATCCACGGTGCGCTGA
- a CDS encoding c-type cytochrome encodes MWATWEVIDMMRFALPVRAITILLCLRAFEGGDGLVQASPSAHAPHGTVTIEGVTVPDIGPLPAVVPVPSSNLNYAAKIELGKQLYFDGRLSKNNAISCAFCHNPGTGFADSRQTSIGVDGGVGGRQSPTVYNTAFNHVQFWDGRARSLEEQAIGPIHNPVEMAETHEHVVSKLSKIKGYQQQFRAVFGAEVSLQGIAEAIAAYERTVLSTNSAFDKYMLGDQKAMDEAAVRGLALFKGKARCVLCHSGANLTDNQFHNLGVPQVGPMKEDLGRYNVTRAEKDKRAFKTPTLRSITETSPYMHDGAFKTLEEVVEFMDQGGGSNPNLSPLVKPLNLTAEEKTDLVAFLKALTGEPLKFSMPKLPK; translated from the coding sequence CTGTGGGCTACTTGGGAGGTCATCGATATGATGCGATTTGCTTTGCCGGTTCGCGCGATCACGATACTGCTCTGTCTCCGTGCGTTCGAGGGGGGGGATGGCCTTGTTCAGGCCTCGCCCTCCGCTCATGCGCCTCATGGCACTGTGACCATTGAAGGTGTGACCGTACCTGATATCGGGCCGCTGCCTGCCGTCGTTCCTGTCCCTTCTTCGAATCTGAACTATGCCGCGAAGATAGAACTCGGCAAACAACTGTATTTCGATGGGCGGCTTTCCAAGAATAACGCCATCTCTTGTGCATTTTGTCACAATCCAGGGACAGGCTTTGCGGATTCCCGTCAAACCTCTATCGGGGTCGACGGTGGGGTCGGAGGGCGTCAATCGCCGACGGTCTACAACACGGCATTTAACCATGTGCAGTTCTGGGATGGACGGGCGCGGTCCTTGGAGGAGCAGGCGATCGGGCCGATTCATAATCCCGTCGAGATGGCCGAAACACATGAGCATGTGGTGTCCAAGTTGAGCAAAATCAAAGGCTACCAACAGCAATTTCGAGCGGTGTTTGGAGCCGAGGTGAGTTTGCAAGGGATCGCCGAAGCCATTGCAGCCTATGAGCGCACAGTGCTGTCGACGAATTCAGCGTTTGATAAGTATATGTTAGGCGATCAGAAGGCGATGGATGAGGCGGCGGTTCGTGGTCTGGCGCTCTTTAAAGGCAAAGCCCGCTGCGTGCTTTGCCACAGCGGGGCGAACTTGACGGATAATCAGTTCCACAATCTTGGTGTGCCTCAGGTGGGGCCGATGAAAGAGGACCTCGGTCGGTATAACGTCACCAGGGCGGAAAAAGACAAGCGTGCGTTCAAGACTCCCACGCTGCGCAGCATTACGGAAACGTCGCCATACATGCACGACGGTGCGTTTAAGACGCTGGAGGAAGTGGTTGAGTTTATGGATCAAGGGGGTGGGAGCAATCCCAATCTGAGTCCGCTGGTGAAACCTTTGAACTTGACCGCGGAAGAAAAGACCGACCTCGTGGCGTTTTTGAAGGCGTTGACGGGTGAGCCGTTGAAGTTCAGCATGCCGAAGTTGCCAAAATAA
- a CDS encoding DUF1264 domain-containing protein yields the protein MFRHLCVLGASTLVLAIGGPVFAADGKPGPADGFDIHVMAPHKMEDGSVAGPFHHYCKAIKPEVLQCLLFESTEPNAVLTDVEYFVAKPVSRSAVSLDVWNKFYHDHEVEIATGRVQVLDMPDAQAKDVAAAAAKTDGIIFHLWPKGAKAPDGTVGHPTSVGHKPRTE from the coding sequence ATGTTTCGACATCTTTGCGTGCTTGGTGCGAGCACGCTGGTACTTGCCATCGGCGGGCCCGTCTTCGCAGCGGACGGGAAACCGGGGCCGGCAGACGGATTCGACATTCACGTAATGGCGCCCCATAAGATGGAGGACGGCTCTGTGGCTGGCCCGTTCCATCACTATTGTAAGGCCATCAAGCCGGAAGTATTGCAGTGTCTGCTGTTTGAGTCGACGGAGCCGAATGCAGTGCTGACGGATGTGGAGTATTTCGTCGCGAAACCTGTGTCTCGATCGGCGGTGTCGCTCGACGTATGGAATAAGTTTTATCATGACCATGAAGTCGAGATTGCCACTGGGCGGGTTCAGGTATTGGACATGCCTGATGCGCAGGCGAAGGACGTTGCGGCAGCCGCTGCCAAGACAGATGGGATCATTTTTCATTTGTGGCCGAAGGGCGCCAAAGCTCCGGATGGAACGGTCGGGCATCCGACCTCAGTTGGACATAAGCCACGGACGGAGTAA
- a CDS encoding DUF1264 domain-containing protein yields the protein MRSAIAVIGLCAAVVTATGCAETSHEMKTAATAAPAAAARSLPTPAQGYTIHVMAPHKFEDGSVHGPYHHYCKPISPEVLQCLLFESTDSNALLTDIEYFVAKSVSRSHVPLETWNKYYHDHEVEIATGRVQILDMPDAQAKEVAAAAAKTDGIIFHLWPDGAKAPNGEVGHPQSVGHKPRTE from the coding sequence ATGCGAAGTGCGATTGCGGTGATTGGGTTGTGTGCCGCCGTGGTGACGGCGACTGGTTGTGCGGAAACCTCTCATGAAATGAAAACAGCTGCCACCGCGGCACCGGCTGCCGCGGCAAGGTCCCTGCCGACTCCGGCGCAGGGCTATACGATTCACGTGATGGCGCCTCATAAGTTCGAGGACGGTTCCGTCCATGGTCCGTATCATCACTACTGCAAGCCCATCTCCCCTGAGGTGTTGCAGTGTCTGCTGTTCGAATCGACCGATTCGAACGCCTTGCTGACGGACATTGAGTATTTCGTCGCCAAATCCGTTTCGAGGTCTCATGTCCCATTGGAAACATGGAATAAGTACTACCACGATCATGAAGTTGAGATTGCGACGGGACGGGTACAGATTCTTGACATGCCTGATGCTCAGGCAAAGGAAGTCGCGGCGGCTGCGGCCAAGACAGATGGAATCATTTTCCATCTTTGGCCGGATGGCGCGAAGGCGCCGAATGGTGAGGTTGGACATCCGCAGTCGGTTGGCCATAAGCCTCGAACCGAATAG
- a CDS encoding cytochrome c, translated as MRCGRVWILAGALLSLAAAVWSADSEVLRPRVPIDQMESARAVTNPFPVTPEVLQKGKALFEGKAFCRACHGADGKGLGMDLDYSTFKGPLPRNFTDKMWQQTRTDGELFWILKNGSPGTDMAPFIPLILTEEEAWQVLMYVRSFGRP; from the coding sequence ATGCGATGTGGCCGTGTGTGGATACTTGCTGGGGCGTTATTGAGTCTGGCTGCCGCCGTGTGGTCGGCGGATTCGGAGGTGTTGCGGCCTCGTGTACCAATCGACCAGATGGAATCTGCCCGCGCAGTGACTAATCCCTTCCCCGTGACCCCCGAAGTGCTTCAGAAGGGTAAGGCCCTTTTTGAAGGGAAAGCGTTTTGTCGTGCCTGCCACGGAGCGGATGGGAAAGGATTGGGAATGGACTTGGACTATTCCACGTTCAAGGGACCGCTCCCAAGGAATTTTACCGACAAGATGTGGCAGCAGACCAGAACGGATGGAGAATTGTTTTGGATTCTGAAAAACGGAAGCCCCGGAACGGATATGGCGCCGTTTATTCCATTGATTTTGACGGAAGAGGAAGCGTGGCAGGTCCTGATGTATGTTCGGTCGTTCGGTCGGCCATGA
- a CDS encoding PilZ domain-containing protein, with product MFAGAPFIGEGMIHNLSPTGCLIECDRPVLEGGYVTVRLLLPDQVRALVVELAAIRWVRDGYFGIEFLRLPPPDHSRLAMFLAAYRR from the coding sequence ATGTTCGCCGGTGCGCCCTTTATTGGAGAGGGCATGATTCACAATCTGTCCCCTACAGGCTGCCTGATAGAGTGCGACCGCCCAGTATTGGAGGGCGGCTATGTCACCGTTCGCCTGCTCCTGCCAGACCAGGTCCGCGCCTTGGTCGTTGAACTCGCAGCCATACGCTGGGTTCGTGACGGCTACTTCGGCATTGAATTCCTACGGCTCCCCCCTCCGGACCACAGTCGACTGGCCATGTTCCTGGCGGCCTACCGCCGCTAA
- a CDS encoding transposase, whose translation MSDGNTRSSKPIAKSLIRHMMCRLLDVSRRGFYQRLRNPLSNRAVEDQRLPGLIRAAYTASHGICGAPRIFLDLREVGETCSKHRVARIMSANNLKA comes from the coding sequence ATGTCCGACGGAAATACACGTTCATCAAAGCCCATCGCCAAGAGTTTGATACGGCACATGATGTGCCGCCTCCTCGACGTGTCGCGTCGCGGGTTCTATCAACGGTTACGGAACCCGCTCTCTAATCGAGCGGTGGAGGACCAGCGGCTGCCTGGCCTAATCCGCGCAGCCTATACGGCGAGCCACGGCATCTGCGGCGCCCCGCGGATCTTTCTCGATTTGCGAGAAGTCGGCGAAACGTGTAGCAAGCATCGTGTGGCTCGGATCATGAGCGCCAACAACCTGAAAGCTTGA
- a CDS encoding DDE-type integrase/transposase/recombinase has product MTLNTLQRGFTVPRSNTAWVTDITYVRTWEGWLYLAVVMDLCSRRIVGWST; this is encoded by the coding sequence CTGACGCTCAATACGCTGCAACGAGGGTTTACCGTCCCCCGGTCCAACACCGCCTGGGTTACCGACATTACATACGTGCGCACATGGGAAGGCTGGCTCTATTTGGCTGTTGTGATGGACCTGTGCTCTCGTCGCATTGTTGGCTGGTCCACCTGA
- a CDS encoding transposase, with the protein MLKDAQAGIGVHKLCRKHGISDATFSKWRMKYVGLEVSDVKKLRQLEDENRRLKQMVTDQALDIQALKAITAKNC; encoded by the coding sequence TTGCTCAAGGATGCTCAAGCAGGCATTGGAGTCCACAAGCTCTGCCGTAAGCACGGCATCTCCGATGCCACCTTTTCTAAGTGGCGGATGAAATATGTCGGGCTCGAAGTGAGTGATGTGAAGAAGCTCCGCCAACTGGAGGACGAAAACCGGCGGCTCAAACAGATGGTGACGGACCAAGCGCTGGACATCCAAGCGTTAAAAGCCATCACCGCAAAAAACTGCTAG
- a CDS encoding toprim domain-containing protein, which translates to MPEVLHEWFARRGITESIVGRYGIALQDVYLPQREEEVPCIVFPYMRNDEVVNLKYRSLEGKDFRQVRGAEKVFYGLDDLTESWAAIVEGECDKLALAVAGIANAISVPDGAPPPNSRPSDTKFDFLTNCAAQLDSLKKIVLAVDQDAAGQTLEAELARRLGPGRCYRVRWPEGCKDANDVLVQKGADELRRCIEEAKPYPLEGVFSVADLADDVMSLYQGGFQRGASTGWESVDRHYTVRPGELTVVTGIPSHGKSQFLDALVMNLAKQDDWPFAVCSPENMPVSRHVAKLTEQYTGQPFGPGAMPRCSPLVLAEALNWLEHRFVFIAPDEAVTIPAILEQAKLLVARCGIRGLILDPWNEFEHTRPHGQTETEYISTSLGQLRRFARAYQVHVWVVAHPQKLYRLDDKTYPVPTPYDISGSAHWRNKADNCLTVWRDEKLPDEPVQIHVQKVRFREVGSPGVALLRFNRVTGQYQDYLPFVDPSS; encoded by the coding sequence GTGCCTGAGGTGCTTCATGAATGGTTTGCACGACGCGGGATTACCGAATCTATCGTGGGCCGGTATGGCATTGCTCTCCAGGATGTGTATTTGCCGCAACGCGAGGAAGAAGTTCCGTGCATTGTCTTTCCATACATGCGAAACGACGAAGTGGTCAATCTCAAATACCGCTCGCTGGAGGGGAAAGATTTCCGACAAGTGCGCGGAGCGGAAAAAGTCTTCTATGGATTGGACGATCTAACAGAATCCTGGGCGGCAATCGTGGAAGGCGAATGCGACAAGCTGGCCCTCGCGGTGGCTGGTATCGCCAATGCGATTAGTGTTCCGGATGGCGCTCCCCCGCCCAATTCCAGGCCAAGCGATACGAAGTTTGATTTTCTCACGAATTGCGCCGCGCAGCTGGACTCCCTCAAGAAGATTGTCCTCGCCGTGGACCAGGACGCTGCAGGTCAGACCCTTGAGGCAGAGCTTGCCAGACGTTTAGGGCCCGGGCGTTGCTATCGCGTGCGGTGGCCAGAAGGCTGCAAGGACGCCAATGACGTGCTGGTCCAGAAAGGGGCCGATGAATTACGACGATGTATCGAGGAAGCCAAGCCCTACCCCCTAGAGGGGGTTTTTAGTGTGGCGGATTTGGCGGATGACGTGATGTCTCTGTACCAAGGCGGATTTCAGCGCGGGGCATCAACGGGCTGGGAGTCTGTGGACCGACATTATACGGTGCGTCCTGGGGAACTCACCGTCGTAACTGGTATCCCCTCACACGGGAAAAGTCAGTTCCTCGATGCCCTCGTGATGAATTTGGCCAAGCAGGACGATTGGCCTTTCGCGGTGTGTTCCCCCGAGAATATGCCGGTATCGCGACATGTGGCAAAGCTGACGGAGCAATATACCGGGCAACCCTTTGGGCCCGGCGCTATGCCTCGCTGTTCTCCCCTGGTGCTTGCCGAAGCGTTGAACTGGCTAGAACACCGGTTTGTGTTTATTGCGCCAGACGAGGCCGTAACCATTCCTGCCATTCTTGAGCAGGCGAAGTTGCTGGTCGCTCGGTGCGGAATCCGGGGGTTGATTCTTGATCCATGGAACGAGTTTGAACACACCCGGCCCCACGGCCAAACGGAGACGGAATATATTTCGACATCGCTAGGCCAGCTCCGCCGATTTGCGCGTGCCTATCAGGTACATGTGTGGGTCGTGGCCCATCCTCAAAAGCTGTACCGTCTCGATGACAAGACATACCCTGTTCCAACCCCCTACGACATTAGCGGCTCAGCGCATTGGCGTAATAAGGCCGACAATTGCCTCACCGTTTGGCGCGATGAAAAGCTGCCGGACGAACCGGTGCAAATCCATGTGCAAAAAGTACGGTTTAGGGAAGTGGGTAGTCCGGGCGTAGCCTTGCTTCGGTTTAACCGCGTGACCGGGCAGTATCAGGACTACCTTCCATTCGTAGACCCTTCATCATAG
- a CDS encoding excisionase family DNA-binding protein, whose product MKEDRTFARLISIKEAAAYTGLSIHTVYTMVSQRRIPFVKMGRLVKFDVALLDTWIKQRTVMPISSHRP is encoded by the coding sequence ATGAAAGAAGACAGGACCTTTGCACGGCTCATCAGTATCAAGGAGGCTGCGGCATATACCGGCCTTTCCATCCACACCGTTTACACCATGGTCAGTCAACGGCGTATCCCTTTCGTGAAGATGGGTCGGCTCGTGAAATTTGATGTGGCCCTCCTGGATACGTGGATTAAACAGCGTACCGTTATGCCGATCAGTTCGCATCGCCCTTGA
- a CDS encoding helix-turn-helix transcriptional regulator, with product MAMHTQLKEWREKRGLSLRQLAAKSGIHHMSLYKLEAGKLDPQLSTLLKLCAALNITLNQLVGVAKEPRKGGKSYGTHQAKG from the coding sequence ATGGCCATGCACACACAGTTGAAGGAATGGCGTGAGAAGCGAGGCTTGAGCCTTCGACAGTTGGCAGCGAAGAGCGGGATTCATCACATGTCGCTGTACAAGCTGGAGGCGGGAAAACTCGACCCCCAGCTCTCCACGCTCCTTAAGTTGTGTGCGGCATTAAACATCACTCTTAACCAACTCGTTGGGGTGGCCAAAGAACCACGAAAAGGAGGGAAGTCCTATGGGACTCACCAAGCGAAAGGATAG
- a CDS encoding site-specific integrase: protein MGLTKRKDSYYVEFPVIENDGFLRLARGVPHAKLKRWKVGCRNKEEARKQESIIKTHLLQGLRIAPEVQPSIVTFGEYAEKWLGVAKGSLAAKTHANYTQLLALYILPIMRECPIAGLTWGTIKALLAVKQQEGLSLNSVRLIRAVISTILTDAADEEIISVNPVLGQRRKRRASQVNAPDVHPLSWEQKQIFEEKLEDMERAGTLSPAYAMLLRLYLMTGLRPAEGRALQPGDIDFHGKRVRVERSATLESHVKNTKTGETRWVDLSDGLLERLRGYLTWMKAEAIAQGRESSWLFPSKTGSLLDESHVVRAFHRVLDGAGLPRFRVYDLRHTFASLLLSSNVPLLYVSHQLGHTKPTITLRYYARWIPSGQVHRVNVLDAANTVLTPATTVTVAGVSIPA from the coding sequence ATGGGACTCACCAAGCGAAAGGATAGTTATTATGTCGAGTTTCCCGTCATCGAGAACGACGGGTTTTTGAGGCTTGCTCGGGGTGTCCCTCATGCCAAGCTGAAACGCTGGAAGGTGGGATGCCGAAATAAGGAGGAGGCGCGGAAGCAGGAGAGCATTATTAAAACGCATCTCCTGCAAGGCCTTCGTATTGCGCCCGAGGTTCAGCCGTCCATTGTGACCTTTGGGGAATACGCCGAGAAGTGGCTCGGGGTAGCCAAGGGCAGCCTCGCAGCAAAGACTCATGCGAACTACACCCAACTGCTTGCTCTCTATATTCTGCCCATCATGCGGGAGTGTCCTATTGCTGGCCTGACGTGGGGGACCATTAAGGCGCTCTTGGCGGTGAAACAGCAGGAAGGTCTTTCCTTGAATTCGGTGCGACTGATTCGGGCCGTCATCTCCACGATTTTGACCGATGCTGCTGATGAGGAGATTATTTCTGTTAATCCTGTACTGGGACAGCGCCGGAAACGTCGGGCCAGCCAGGTGAACGCACCTGATGTACATCCGTTGTCTTGGGAACAGAAGCAGATTTTCGAGGAGAAACTGGAGGACATGGAGCGAGCTGGGACCTTGTCGCCTGCTTATGCCATGCTGCTTCGGTTATATCTAATGACGGGCCTGCGGCCAGCAGAAGGACGGGCCTTGCAACCAGGAGACATTGACTTCCACGGCAAACGCGTACGGGTGGAACGATCGGCAACCCTGGAGAGTCATGTGAAGAATACGAAGACGGGTGAAACGCGCTGGGTAGATCTGAGCGACGGCTTACTAGAGAGGCTGAGGGGTTACCTCACGTGGATGAAAGCGGAAGCGATTGCGCAGGGACGAGAAAGCTCGTGGCTGTTCCCGTCTAAGACCGGCTCATTACTTGATGAGAGCCATGTGGTCCGAGCCTTCCATCGTGTACTCGACGGAGCCGGATTGCCGAGGTTCCGAGTGTACGACCTGCGCCATACATTCGCCTCCTTACTCCTCTCCTCAAATGTGCCCTTGCTCTATGTTAGCCACCAACTCGGACACACCAAGCCAACGATCACCTTGAGGTATTATGCTCGCTGGATTCCGAGTGGGCAGGTGCATCGCGTCAACGTCTTAGATGCCGCTAACACGGTATTAACACCTGCCACTACCGTGACGGTAGCAGGTGTCTCGATTCCCGCCTAA
- a CDS encoding YkgJ family cysteine cluster protein, which translates to MRTDASSPRSTSVFEEASHWFRRARASLLEAIPCGPNCCACCVGIFPITRLDAKTLRLGLESLPPTQREAITTRAARQVGLIEASYPPLRATPYLDEWADPAIDEMVERFADLPCPALGIDGSCQVYAFRPITCRTMGIPSESRGLVDGACTVQTAVPIIRLSPSFQAELARLAEHEAAALSALGQDQLQTGDELPLPYGFL; encoded by the coding sequence ATGAGGACCGACGCGTCCTCCCCACGTTCCACCTCCGTGTTCGAAGAAGCCTCCCATTGGTTCCGGCGTGCTCGTGCCTCGCTACTTGAGGCAATTCCATGCGGCCCTAATTGTTGTGCATGCTGTGTCGGCATCTTTCCCATAACTCGCCTTGACGCGAAGACGTTGCGACTGGGCCTCGAAAGCTTACCTCCCACGCAACGGGAGGCCATCACCACTCGCGCAGCCCGCCAGGTTGGCCTGATCGAAGCGAGCTACCCACCGCTCCGCGCAACACCCTACCTCGACGAATGGGCCGATCCGGCCATCGATGAGATGGTCGAGCGATTCGCAGACTTACCCTGTCCTGCCCTTGGGATCGATGGAAGTTGCCAGGTCTACGCATTCCGCCCCATCACCTGTCGCACCATGGGCATCCCGAGTGAATCCAGGGGACTGGTTGATGGTGCCTGCACGGTCCAGACTGCCGTTCCCATCATCCGCCTCTCACCCAGTTTCCAGGCAGAGTTAGCCCGACTAGCCGAGCATGAGGCAGCCGCCTTATCGGCACTGGGACAGGATCAGCTCCAAACCGGCGACGAACTTCCCTTGCCCTACGGATTCCTCTAG
- a CDS encoding HU family DNA-binding protein: MAKSMTKSQIADHLAGKAGITKKTAVQLLDDFAALAYREAKNAFVVPGIGKLVLANRKARMGRNPQTGEPIKIPAKRVVKFRVAKMAKDSILGKK, from the coding sequence ATGGCCAAGTCGATGACGAAATCGCAGATTGCTGACCATCTTGCTGGAAAGGCGGGAATTACGAAGAAGACGGCGGTCCAACTCCTGGACGATTTTGCCGCGCTTGCCTATCGCGAAGCGAAGAATGCTTTCGTCGTCCCCGGCATCGGGAAACTGGTTCTGGCTAATCGGAAAGCACGCATGGGCCGCAATCCGCAGACCGGTGAGCCCATCAAGATTCCCGCGAAGCGCGTGGTGAAGTTCCGAGTCGCGAAGATGGCCAAAGATTCGATTCTCGGAAAGAAGTAA
- a CDS encoding MoaD/ThiS family protein, which translates to MITITLMGQLQTTEGERDLACELLAPVTVRQVIQRQGRGLRHMLQLLREKKVLVTINKRIASEDSIVQDGDAVRFVGHDGAGGSGLAPSF; encoded by the coding sequence ATGATAACCATCACCCTCATGGGACAACTGCAGACGACGGAAGGCGAACGAGACCTGGCCTGCGAACTGCTCGCTCCGGTTACGGTGCGTCAGGTCATTCAACGGCAAGGCCGTGGCCTTCGTCACATGCTCCAACTCTTACGGGAAAAAAAGGTCTTGGTCACCATCAACAAACGCATTGCCAGCGAAGATTCGATCGTCCAGGATGGGGATGCGGTGCGTTTTGTGGGACATGACGGCGCCGGCGGAAGCGGACTGGCCCCCTCGTTTTAG